In the genome of Hemitrygon akajei chromosome 21, sHemAka1.3, whole genome shotgun sequence, the window acgccgctgccagtcgcggtatctcaaaccccacgaattcgccaggtatgaaactctgttacttttgtgggcttcggaaacatgccaGGGAAAGCTgcccggcgcgcgaagcgacgtgttccagctgcgggaagaagggccatttcgccaaggtctgtaaatctaaaccgcgcccggggtcgagcagcgctgcgtctgagacctgggggccgccattttgcatgaccggatgtggacaaccacctttgccggcgtcaccaggccccgcccccgcctcgccatcttgcatgcccggatttgagcggccaactttgccggcgtcaccaggccccgcccccgacatgccccgttcaacgctggcttccgtgaccctcgatcaaagcgctccgcaccagctcgcaaggtcgatgatggacatcctggtggaggggcacaggactagctgcctgtttgacacgggcagcactgagagttttattgacccggccacagtgaaacgctgcggactcgttacacggccggtccgtcagaagatcaccttggcttcagggtcgcattccacagacatccgggtgggttgtgtagcgacattggtggtgcagggcacagagtatcggaactttgcgttcctggtcatgcctcggctgtgcgcacctgtgctattggggctggacttccagagccatctcgaaagtgtgactatggcatatgacgggccccacccaccactcactgtcaggaatcctcagtttggtgggacttcgccatatactccgttaccacacacacatacaccccgaaccccacatcccgcccagcaccatgtcgatagctgtgctgctgacactatttgcaacctctccaccctcaagatccctcccccatcgctgttcaccaacctgacccccgactgtaaacctgtggcaactaaaagtcggaggtacagtgcgggggacagggcctttattcattcagaggtgcagcggctgctcagggaggggatcattgagccaagcacaagcccatggcggtcccaggtggtcgttgttcggactgggcagaaaagtaggatggttgtggactacagccagaccatcaatagattcacgcagcttgacgcgtaccccctaccccgcatcgcggatatggtcaaccagatagctcagtacaaggtgtactcgacaattgatctgaaatccgcttatcaccagctccccatccgcccagaggaccgcccctacaccgccttcgaggcgggtggcaggctctatcactttctgcgcgtcccgtttggtgtcacaaatggggtctcggtcttccagagggagatggaccggatggtggaccagtacaaactgacggccacatttccctatctagataacatcaccatctgtggtcgcgactggtcggaccatgacgccaacctccaacgttttttccaggtggccgatgctttgaacctcacttataacaaggacaagtgtgtgttcagaaccacacggctcgctatccttgggtatgtcgtggagaacggggtcattggccctgaccccgaccgtatgcgccccctgttagaactccctcttcccactactctcaaggccctccggcggtgcctgggttttttttcctattacgcccaatgggttccccattacgcagacaaggcccgccccctggtcaagtctaccacctttcccctctctgccgaggcccgcgcggccttcagctgcattaaaggggacattgccaaagcaacgatgcatgcggttgacgagaccattcccttccaagtagagagtgacgcctctgacgtcgcgctggctgctaccctcaatcaggaaggcaggccagtggcgtttttttctcgtacccttcaaggctctgaacttcggcactccacggtggagaaagaagcccaagccatagtggaagctattcggcactggaggcactatctcgccggcagaaggttcaccttgctgaccgaccagcgctcggttgcgttcatgttcagcagccaacagcggggcaaaatcaaaactgataaaattttgcgatggagaatggaactctccacctatacttaatgaaccgtctgatgccctatcccggggaccgtgtgctagtgcccagctcgaccagctgtatgcccttcatgcccaactttgccacccgggggtcacccggttttatcacttcattaaagcccggaacctgccgtactccctggaggacatcaggacgatgaccagggactgccagatctgcgctgagtgcaaaccgcacttctaccgtcctgacactgcgcagcttgtcaaggccacccgcccttttgagcgactgagtattgactttaagggcccccttccctccaccgaccgcaatgtctactttctcagtattattgacgagtactcgcgattcccctttgccgttccctgccccgacactactaccacgtcggtcatcaaagtcctgcgccagctcttcacactgttcggatatccctgctatgtccacagtgatagagggtcctcctttatgagtgacgagttgcgccggttcctgcttgctaggggcatagctactagttgcaccacgagttataatccccggggaatggccaggtggagagggagaatgccacagtgtggaaggccatacttttagcccttaagtcacaagggttgccggtctcccgatggcaggaggtcctccctgaggcactccactctatccgctccctgttgtgtacgtccactaatgccacccctcacgaacgcttattctcttttcccaggaagtctgtcactgggaccaccctgccagtttggctgacatccccggggccagtgctgctgcgtaaacatgcgaggagtaataagtactcaccactggtcgagaaggttcacctcctgcatgctaatccccagtatgcctacgtggtcttgcctgatgggcgggaggacacggtctctgtccgcgacctggcgcccgccggagcagcagaccactaccccgagcactccacggtaactatgcaccctgtacccgaggtgactccgcacgcaccgtgccccacacagactccgtatgcgtctgttccagggccctcgctcacacgcgagggatcactgacacctcctgttgggacagaattaacccactctctgccttcggagcacacaccacctccggcacctgtgccgtcatcacctccggctcctgtgcaattgcagccggagctacgtagatcgcagcgaacgattcgaccacctgatcgacttaacctgtaaatatgcttgggaatttttttaaacaaagggggggtgaatgtggtgaactagatatacctgtctgactgctcctgtggctcctcccaagaccctgctgactacccctgtggctcctcccacagacccctgtataaaggcgactgtggcctgctgctctccctcattttccccaggatgtagtgttgttcttcagtcaataaaagccgatatctcacttcctaagtctcggcgtgagttattgatggtgcatcagaaactTTTGCTACAAATACTGGCACCCTGAGAATGTATTAATAAAAATTCCTACCTtctcctttccttctcttttctcTCCTGCAGCCTGACCTTAGATAAACATGATCGATTGTCCCCTTTAACATGGTAGCTAATCTTGTGAATCATCCTCTTGTGAGGTTCAGAGTGACAGGGGTTGAGCAAACATTTGAAATCAGCAATCCGATTGATCAGATAACTCAATGGTTTGCGTCTGGCGCACTGGGTGTTGATTTCCACTCTCTCTCCAGTACACGGAACCAGCTTCCTGCAACCTCTCCAATACATGTGGCCTGGTTCCTGAGCTCCTTCTAATACACCAGGGCCCGAGTTCCATGCTGTCGCTAACACCGAGACCCCGGTTTCTGTGCTCCCTCTAACACAGAGACCCCGGTTTCTGTGCTCCCACTCTAATGCAGAGACCCCGGTTTCTGTGCTCCCTCTCTAATGCAGAGACCCCGGTTTCCGTGCACCCACTAACACAGAGACCCCGGTTTCTGTGCTCCCACTCTAACACAGAGACCCCGGTTTCTGTGCTCCCTCTAACACAGAGACCCCGGTTTCTGTGCTCCCTCTCTAATGCAGAGACCCCGGTTTCTGTGCTCCCTCTCTAACACAGAGACCCTGGTTTCTGTGCTCCGAGACCCCGGTTTCTGTGCTCCCTCTAACACAGAGACCCCGGTTTCTGTGCTCCCTCTAACACAGAGACACCGGTTTCTGTGCTCCCTCTAACACAGAGACCCCGGTTTCTGTGCTCCCTCTCTAATGCAGAGACCCCGGTTTCTGTGCTCCCTCTCTAACACAGAGACCCTGGTTTCTGTGCTCCGAGACCCCGGTTTCTGTGCTCCCACTAACACAGAGACCCCGGTTTCTGTGCTCCCTCTAACACAGAGACACCGGTTTCTGTGCTCCCACTAACACAGAGACCCCGGTTTCTGTGCTCCCTCTCTAATGCAGAGACCCTGGTTTCTGTGCTCCCACTAACACAGAGACCCCGGTTTCTGTGCTCTCTCTAACACAGAGACCCCGGTTTCTGTGCTCTCTCTAACACAGAGACCCCGGTTTCTGTGCTCCCTCTAACACAGAGACCCCGGTTTCTGTGCTCCCTCTCTAAAACAGAGACCCTGGTTTCTGTGCTCCCACTAACACAGAGACCCCGGTTTCTGTGCTCTCTCTAACACAGAGACCCCGGTTTCTGTGCTCTCTCTAACACAGAGACCCCGGTTTCTGTGCTCCCTCTAACACAGAGACCCCGGTATCTATGCTCTCTCTAACACAGAGACAAAGGTTTCCGTGCTCCCTCTAACACAGAGACCCCGGTTTCCGTGCTCCCTCTAACACAGAGACCCTGGTTTCCGTGCTCCCTCTAACACAGAGACCCCGGTTTCTGTGCTCCCTCTAACACAGAGACCCCAGTTTCCGTGCTCCCTCTAACACAGAGACCCTGGTTTCCGTGCTCCCTCTAACACAGAGACCCCGGTTTCTGTGCTCCCTCTAACACAGAGACCCCGGTTTCTGTGCTCCCTCTAACACAGAGACCCCGGTTTCCGTGCTCTCTCTAACACAGAGACCCCGGTTTCCGTGCTCTCTCTAACACAGAGACCCCGGTTTCTGTGTTACCACTAACACAGAGACCTCGGTTTTTGTGTTCCCTCTCTAACACAGAGACCCCGGTTTCTGTGCTCCCTCTAACACAGAGACCCCGGTTTCTGTGCTCCCTCTAACACAGAGACCCCGGTATCTATGCTCTCTCTAACACAGAGACCCCGGTTTCCGTGCTCTCTCTAACACAGAGACCCCGGTTTCTGTGCTCCCTCTAACACAGAGACCCCGGTTTCCGTGCTCCCTCTAACACAGAGATCCCGGTTTCCGTGCTCC includes:
- the LOC140714507 gene encoding uncharacterized protein, with the translated sequence MNLNSTPDKTIEFELHPTKYPKDGRFDRGCAVVRRRSPAERFPGSERIRQRRCQSRYLKPHEFARKSVTGTTLPVWLTSPGPVLLRKHARSNKYSPLVEKVHLLHANPQYAYVVLPDGREDTVSVRDLAPAGAADHYPEHSTVTMHPVPEVTPHAPCPTQTPYASVPGPSLTREGSLTPPVGTELTHSLPSEHTPPPAPVPSSPPAPVQLQPELRRSQRTIRPPDRLNL